In Lycium barbarum isolate Lr01 chromosome 9, ASM1917538v2, whole genome shotgun sequence, the DNA window AAATATCGTGGGGGAGGGGAagggggtgggggttgggggttgggggttggggggtgggggtgggttatAGTAAAAAACATACAGTTCGCTGAAACAGGAAAGAATCAACAGATCACTGACATCTCCAATGGGATTGTTACACAACCAAATTCTGACATTTGTCTGAACTTTCTCCAAAAGAATTTCCAGTAACCTACCTAATAACATTTGTAGGGGTTTCTAGATTTATCCAAAAACAAGTTGCTAACTGAAACTTAAGTGTAAGAATACATTTCAGACGAGAAAAGTAATACATAGAAAGCTATGTCCAAATCCCTTAGTCACTGAAAGGAAGACCAACAACTTAGATATGGAAAAGTAACAGTGTGGAAGACAAACTCAACCACCCAGATAAGAAAAAGGTAGGGATATTATACGACAAAAACAGCTCAACGATTTCCTCCATGTTTGGTAAATGATGTGAGCATCTACAAAAATATCCAGCACCCCGCTTCAATGCTAGATTTAACACCTTTTGCAGAAGTACTGACTGAGGATATTAATTGTTTTGAGTAATGTAACAACTTCTTCTAACACAGACAAGAAGAGAGCTTGGACATACAAAATATGTTAGGCTCGTGAAAAACTAAAATTGCTCCACCACCCTAAAGAaacaaaaataaggaaaaaaCAATATACCTGCAACTTGACACGGCTTAAATATGGAATTGAAAATGCAGTCAGAAATAGGTAGAGCTCCTATTTTATCCAGATATGAAgaatgtaaataaagataaaTCCTAAATCTCTGTCCAGATCATGTCAGCTATTTATGGAAAAGTTCTTAGTGTTCTTCCAATGAGCAGAGTATGAATCTTTATGGAAGCTTAGCAATTGGCGTCTGGCCATCTTCCATTAACACTTTATTCTCTTCAAGTTCACTTTGGAATCTTAAAAGGAGGACAATTGCAATTTGGCTCAATTAAATTCCTTAAAGTTTAACTTTTCATTTCTAACTGGGTTAATTTACATTGTGACGACATAATTGTCCCTTTGACTTAAATAACATTCTTCTTGCATAACCTTTAGTTAATCAGAACCTCACCCCCTACCAACAATGTATGCATAAAGTCATCCACTTTATTGTCAAGTCAtattaaatgcatgaaaaagAAAACAGACACATATAAATAAAATGCATGAAAAAACAGTGTCATACTTTATCAGTGTCAAATGTGCTGAAGACCCCTTTCAAGAACTCCACTGCTTCGCTGGTCAATTCCAGACTCTGCAAGAAGACAAACATTATTTAGATGCGAACTAATAGAAAGACGGTGAGGCACTAGAAACAAATATGAATATACCACCAGTGTTTTTCTTCTAACAAAGAATATTTGCGTCAGACAACTTAAACCTTAGAAAAAACGAAAAAAGAAGCAGCTTTGGAACAGAGAAAGACGTTCCCTAGCATCTGATTATGACTCAGAAACTATGTGCAAACTTTGTCAAAAAATTACTGATATTCCCCATGTTTCTTTCCTTTTAGACTCAGTGCTAAGGTTCTTCCAAACGCAGACAGCCAACTATAGCTCTAATACTATTTTGGACTAAACAAGTTTCATATAGTCCCTTTCTTCAGAAATAAAGTCACCTGATCAGGAGCTTTTTTGAACGGTATTATAAGGTAATCATCCTTCAGCTTAATTTCATCATTGTATCCAAATTTCCTTAACACGGTCCAAGTGGTCTCCAGTCGACCCTTCTCTATGAAAAGTGCATGAAGGAAAAGAAACCCTGTCAATGTAAGCCCCAGGTCATTTACACCTTGAGGTAGCTTCTCCTGTACTACTCTCTTGACACCCACTATTTCAGCAGGCTGTAGGGGAGCATTGAAGCACTTAATCTGCAAATTTTGATGAAAAGTTAAAAACACAAAATGCTAGAAATAAGGTTTCTTGaaataagaaataaagaaagtaaTAGAATGTTTTAATAAACTCGAGGACAACAAAATAAAGAATGACCTGAAATGCATTAAGCTCTTCATCATTGAGAGCATCATCCATGTCATGATCACAAAGGATAAATATCCTTTTCAGTGCTCTAACACAACGAGGTTTAAGAGCCTGAGTTTCATGATCAAAAAGTGGAGCCGTTGGATGAAGTACAGCTTTCTGAGCATAATAGAACACTTCAGGTACCTGTAAAGGTTAAAAAACATCATTCTACTGAACTGTAAAACCTTTGCAACAAAAAGTCCCTAGTAACAAGTTGCACCCACCTGAACTAGGTTTGCAGCAGAACATTCTATGCAAGTCTCAATTTCGCGGAATTGTTGCATGATTGGAGCCATTACTTGCTCAAGATTCATATGATGCTCCTCATCTCGCTTATCTAGCTTACAGCCAACAACAATTACCGGCACTCGTATCTAACATGATAATTCAAGTGATTAAATGCACAAAAGTCACATTTTCATTTCTCAATACAGACTAAACAATACATTATCAATCCAAAAAAGTTACCGTTAATCACTTGCCATAGTGATGATAACTGGAATGACTATATAATTGCATGAACTAAGAAATTAACAAGACTTTCCAAGGAACAAAGTGACATCACTAAAAATAATTGATGATCGTAGACATAGGCCTAATAATGCAGTATTCAATCCATTTACAACAAAAAGGCACGTAAAAAAGCCTATATGCTCCCTCTCAAGATATTTGGAACTTTTAAGGCATTAGTGAATTTCAAACAATATTTTAAAACGTGCCTTTTACCATTCCAATACGAAGATAATGCGTCTTTCGCTATTTTTTGTTTGGTTCGGAAATATCTAAGTTTTACTTTAGAAAAATGAAGTAACATATTTTCAATATAACTACATCAACTATGAAAAAAAGCCACACAACATGATACGTTGATTGGAAAAAAAGAGAACCTCTAAGCGACGAAACTCGTAAAGCCAGAAAGTAGTCAAGCGATTGAGGGTAGCAGGCTGATCGCAAGCATAGGTGAGGACAACAGCATCAGCTCGCTTCAATTCTTCAGCAACCTTACCTCTGCTCTCCAAACTACATATCACATACAGCAATTCATCAAAATATGATATAAAGCAATTCATCAAAATTTTGAAGACGACGTATAAAACAACAAATCAAGTACTACTATTAAAAAAATCGAAAATAGACAATAATAAGAACCTTGAGGAAGTATCAATGATGGTAACAGGGACATTATCAGGATAGAGATCGGCTGGAAGGCGAGTCGGAGGAAGCACAGGTGGAACTTCTTCGGGAAAAGTTTCGGTTGCGGCAGCAGTAATGAGGCTTGATTTGCCCGTGGCACGGTCGCCGACAACGACGACACGGACGTTAGTACGACCACCGGAAATTGAACCACCGAGCATTTGAATCGGAGATAATGGGAATCGAACCAAAATATATTACTTACTACTCCAGTACTTATTCTGTGGAGTTTTCTGTTGCTTTCTTTTACCCTGATTTTGAAAGGAAATAAGTTGTGTAATTTAATGGAGGATGGATGTATGATTGAGGTGCGCAACTACCATATGGAATAGTGTGGGAAGGTAACTGTCGAGAGAGTCTAATTCATGGTGGATGGGTTTCTTTAGGAATTGGATCTGGAAAATTACCTGGATTGGGCTACTAGCCCACAATGAAAATTGAGCAATTTGCACGATCATCCTTCATTGGaggtggtctttagtttttgggGCAATTCACAGacttgcccttcttttgggtggtctttaaattttgcccctcatatttgtggtctttaagttttgcccttagcttgaatatctgaggttctgggttcgaacccccgctcaggcataaaataaaaaaataatttcgcaaggcagggctggagggagtgtatgccggatccggcataaagtccttaaggaaaaactaaagttatgccggagggggcataacttttcctcaaggcataattttagttatgccttatgggcaaaacTTTTTCATAAGGAACagtgccttatggggcagacttttaattaaggcataaccaaaagtatgcctcataaggcagaatctttccttaaggcaaacttttagtgttgccttaatgaaaagttccgccttatggggcatacttttagttatattttatggggcacacttttagttaaggcataactaaaagtatgccccataaggcgtaacttttccttaaggcataataaaagtttgtcttgaaaagtaaaaaaaataaaatatatgtctcaaagcaaagtctgccccctccggcataactttagtttttccttaaggattgtatgccggatccggcatacactccccccagccctgccttgcgaaattatttttttattttatgcctaagcgggggtttgaacccagaacctcaggtatccaagcgaagggcaaaacttaaagaacacaaatatgaggggcaaaatttaaagaccaccccaaaagaagggcaatccgtgcaaaaaaatgtagtTTTTGTTCcttaaattgctggtctttaatatttgttgTTCGCCtaaaatatcccgaggttctgaATTTGAACTTCGGCTTACTCATAAAAATCAAattaaaaaatcacaaggcaaggATTTGCaaaaagttcttgccttatgcggcagactttACCTAAGGtacaactaaaagtctgtcggagAGGGCAGAACTTTGCCTTATGAGGCAAACATTTAGTCACGCCtgacagaacttttccttaaggtataactaaaagtttgccttataaggcaaagtctatgccttaaggaaaagttctgccttatggatCAGACTTTTTAAGACAAAGTCTGTCGCATAAGACACAACTTTTTGCAAAGTCTTgtctggcaattttttttttctgagcgagagttcgaatccagaacctcagGGTATTTTCAACAACCTTTTCAAGCGAAGAGAAAAACTTAAAgacaacaatttgagggacaaaaattaaagacgaccccaaaagaaggacaatccgcacaaataaaaaaaatgatgaaaatttTGGACCAAATTAAAAGGGATTCATTTGCACGAttaccttcaaaggcactggtctttaatttttggccctcaaattggtggtctttaattttcgcccttcacctaataccatgaggtttggggtttgaaccctggctcagtaaaaaaaaaatcgcaaggcagagttttgcggctaatccaaacctctgccttgTGGAATTCCTTCTTTTGTTTTACTAAGCTAGGGTTCGAACCCATAACCttaggtattaggcgaagggaaaaaattaaagaccactaatttgaggggGAAAATTTAAAGAacagtgcttttgaagggcaatccgcacaaaaaaatgattaAAGGGAAGAAATTGCATGGTTTGGCCTTCAAATGACCGGTCTttaattttaccctttaaaatTGAATTTATGCCTAACGGGGCATAAGTCCTTTTCGTACAAAATCATGTGGGGCGTAACTTGTGGGATACACTCAAGCCTCTCTATAATAGCATCGTTgggtcagaaaaaaaaaattggttgttaTAGAGAAACCTATAACAACATTTGACATTAAATAATAGTtagttgttataggcaaaaaagatgcataaaatctaatttttttatttcttataattattttaaaaaataacaaaattatttaaattttaaatctcaTAGATATGAATACttcactaactaaacattaaagaAAGTTAAAATAATTTCAATAAATTCTTAACTGACTACATGAAGTTTTTGTTTACCCTCAAAAAGAGTACAGTTAAATTTATTTGTGGTCTAAAGAATACGTGATTTGATTTGTTATAAACAATGAACAATAAGGCTAATAATGACTAGAGAAGCCAAATGACTAAATTAGTAAGGAATTATAAAGCGATAATGAATTAAATAAGCCTGGGCTTTGTTGATCCTTGGAGAGAATCCTTTGGTTGGTTTTCCTCCGGTGGAACAGTTATTTCTTCTGGCCTTGCAGATTTAATGTTAACTCGGTACAAAAGAAGGATAAAGTAAGCTTAATTGCTAAAGATTGAATAGTATGAATGTGTGTTAGTTGTTATTCGATAATGCTTCTTAGTGGCCTTTAGGCTCCTTTTATAGTACAAATACATCAATACTTAAGCCACGAGTAAATTCTAATAATGAGTAACAATAGACAATAAATGTTGTTCTAATTCTACATCGTAACATCTACTGCGAACCCAAACCGATCACACAACGTTCACCCCACATTAATGACTCGAGACAATTGCCTTGGTTGGTTTGCTCCAGGTTTATCCGGGAATCTTTATCCCGATCAAACGAATCTTCTAGGCGACCTTTCATTTTCAACCGCCACGTGTTTCATTCTCAATTATGCCATGTGTCGAGCTGTACTTTGTTATGTATACAGATAATCCCCCACTCTCCGGTGGAAGAAAGTGACACCTGGGAGTGGATTTGAAATGCCACTGAGGTAATCCTAACCTTATGGCGGCAAAACGTTTCCTTTGCCCTCAGATATAACGTACATCTCTTCAATTATTACACTTCCGTCCACGTACGTGTCTTTGTTGAATTGGCTACACTGGTCGGTTCGATTTCGAATTGGCCCATAATAGTGGAAACCAGTTAAAATCCCCTAATCCTTCCTTAATTTTCTTTTTACACATACCTCAAATTcctctcttcatttttcattctctGAAATCCACCT includes these proteins:
- the LOC132610986 gene encoding mitochondrial Rho GTPase 1-like; translated protein: MLGGSISGGRTNVRVVVVGDRATGKSSLITAAATETFPEEVPPVLPPTRLPADLYPDNVPVTIIDTSSSLESRGKVAEELKRADAVVLTYACDQPATLNRLTTFWLYEFRRLEIRVPVIVVGCKLDKRDEEHHMNLEQVMAPIMQQFREIETCIECSAANLVQVPEVFYYAQKAVLHPTAPLFDHETQALKPRCVRALKRIFILCDHDMDDALNDEELNAFQIKCFNAPLQPAEIVGVKRVVQEKLPQGVNDLGLTLTGFLFLHALFIEKGRLETTWTVLRKFGYNDEIKLKDDYLIIPFKKAPDQSLELTSEAVEFLKGVFSTFDTDKDGFLRNSELDDLFSTAPESPWGETPYKDAVERTPLGGLSLSAFLSEWALMTLLEPAQSLANLIYIGYNCGAASALRLTRRRSVDIKKQQTDRNVYQGFVFGPKGSGKSALLKSLLGRPFSENYAATTDEHYAVNVVDRLGGTKKTLVLREIPEDEVKMLLSNKESLASCDVAVFVYDSSDEYSLKRASELLMTVARRGEVSGFMVPCLFVAAKDDLDSYPMAIKDSAKICQSFGIDAPIHISVKERDLNSVFNRIITAAEHPHLSVPETEVGRSQKRYRHLVNRSLMFTSVVAAVAVVGLAAYRSYAARKNTSS